The proteins below come from a single Parazoarcus communis genomic window:
- a CDS encoding EAL domain-containing protein, translating into MSQKDEAKELRQAAEARLKAKNDMARLDHADQARLVHELQVHQVELEIQNAELREARDDLEIALTQYTELYDFAPVGYFTLDRLGHILKLNVAAQRLLGGDSASLSGKTLHQFVATEDQRKFALLLQRALSPAARSSADLTLITGDAPPRRVYVQSDVANNPRDETFRLAAMDVTERKLAEDARRLSESKFNALYSAMSEGMALHEMVLDLHGNPIDYILLEVNPAYESILGLDRATVIGCRGSQVYGLTPPPHLEQFAAVASTGHPILFETLEDPAGRVFSISAFSPAPNQFATVFVDITAQRALKRQLERIAHFDSLTGLPNRVLLADRLRQAMYLALRHGKCLAVAFIDLDGFKAVNDQYGHDVGDDLLARLAVRMKHALREGDTLARLGGDEFIAVMGDLANVEASTPMLERLLDAAAEPFQANGVAAKVSASIGVSFFPQIDDIDADQLLRQADQAMYQAKLAGKGRYQLFDARQDRSARDYHDQIAQIRLGLERNEFLLFYQPKVNMRTGKVIGLEALIRWQHPIRGLLSPAVFLPLIEDHPLTVDMGEWVINSALIQIETWLAQGLNIPVSVNIGALQLQQPNFIERLRNTLAAHPDVKPGSLELEVLETSALQDVSKTSRVISTCSEMGVRFALDDFGTGYSSLTYLMKLPAEILKIDQSFVHDLLMDPEALAILEGVIGLATAFQRQSIAEGLDSVETGIMLMRLGCEQAQGYVISPPMPADRVPAWVAGWQPDPRWAATRVIRPDQLPLLHAEVEHRAWLATIKAALDGPHAVPLRMCVHPCRFEAWLATERGAHLLLKCGKHELHDMHRALHDQAEALVLRHEQGESAEGLEPELGAFLQLKHEFLSCLEALISSDVVPPARR; encoded by the coding sequence ATGAGCCAAAAGGATGAAGCCAAGGAACTGCGTCAGGCAGCGGAAGCACGCCTGAAGGCCAAAAACGACATGGCCCGGCTGGACCATGCCGATCAGGCGCGCCTGGTCCATGAGCTTCAAGTCCATCAGGTCGAACTGGAAATTCAGAATGCCGAGTTGCGCGAGGCCCGCGATGACCTCGAGATTGCGCTCACCCAGTACACCGAGCTCTATGACTTTGCGCCTGTCGGCTACTTCACCCTTGATCGACTCGGGCACATTCTCAAGCTCAATGTCGCAGCCCAACGCCTGCTGGGTGGCGACAGCGCCAGCCTTTCCGGCAAGACACTGCACCAGTTTGTCGCAACAGAAGACCAGCGCAAGTTTGCGTTGCTGCTGCAGCGCGCCTTGAGCCCGGCAGCACGCAGCAGCGCTGATCTGACGCTGATTACGGGCGACGCTCCCCCTCGGCGCGTTTATGTTCAGTCCGATGTGGCGAACAACCCGCGGGACGAGACCTTCCGTCTTGCTGCAATGGACGTCACCGAACGGAAGCTGGCGGAAGATGCCCGGCGTCTGAGCGAATCGAAATTCAACGCGCTCTACTCCGCCATGTCCGAAGGCATGGCCTTGCACGAAATGGTGCTTGATCTCCACGGCAACCCCATCGACTACATCCTCCTGGAGGTTAATCCCGCGTACGAGTCCATCCTTGGCCTCGATCGTGCGACGGTCATCGGCTGCAGGGGAAGCCAGGTCTACGGCCTTACACCACCGCCTCACCTGGAGCAGTTCGCTGCGGTGGCCTCAACCGGTCACCCCATCCTGTTTGAAACGCTTGAAGACCCGGCCGGGAGAGTCTTTTCCATCTCCGCGTTCTCCCCCGCCCCGAACCAGTTTGCAACGGTTTTCGTAGACATCACCGCGCAACGCGCGCTGAAAAGGCAACTCGAGCGAATCGCCCACTTCGACTCGCTGACCGGTCTGCCAAACCGGGTATTGCTTGCCGACCGGCTGCGGCAGGCGATGTATCTGGCACTGAGGCACGGAAAGTGTCTTGCCGTGGCCTTTATCGACCTCGATGGATTCAAGGCAGTCAATGACCAGTACGGCCACGACGTCGGAGACGATCTGCTCGCACGCTTGGCTGTGAGGATGAAGCATGCCCTCCGTGAGGGCGACACGCTCGCAAGGCTGGGCGGTGACGAGTTCATCGCCGTCATGGGTGATCTGGCGAATGTCGAAGCCAGCACACCGATGCTGGAACGCCTGCTCGACGCCGCGGCGGAGCCGTTTCAGGCGAATGGTGTCGCAGCAAAGGTCTCCGCCAGCATCGGGGTCAGTTTTTTTCCTCAGATCGATGACATCGATGCCGACCAACTCCTGCGCCAGGCCGATCAGGCCATGTACCAGGCAAAGCTGGCCGGAAAGGGTCGATATCAGCTGTTCGATGCAAGGCAGGACAGGAGCGCCCGCGACTACCACGATCAGATCGCGCAGATCCGCCTCGGACTGGAGCGGAATGAGTTCCTGCTGTTCTATCAGCCCAAGGTCAACATGCGCACCGGCAAGGTCATCGGCCTTGAAGCGCTGATCCGCTGGCAGCACCCGATACGCGGATTGCTGTCGCCAGCTGTTTTTCTGCCACTCATCGAGGATCATCCCCTGACAGTAGACATGGGAGAGTGGGTCATCAACAGCGCACTCATCCAGATCGAAACCTGGCTTGCACAGGGTCTGAACATTCCGGTCAGCGTCAACATCGGTGCGCTGCAGCTGCAGCAGCCCAACTTTATCGAACGGCTGCGCAACACACTTGCGGCGCACCCGGATGTAAAGCCGGGCAGCCTCGAACTCGAGGTACTGGAGACAAGCGCGTTGCAGGATGTTTCCAAGACATCGAGGGTCATTTCGACCTGCAGTGAAATGGGCGTCCGGTTCGCACTGGACGACTTCGGCACCGGCTATTCGTCGCTCACCTACCTGATGAAGCTTCCCGCCGAGATCCTGAAGATCGACCAGAGCTTTGTGCACGACCTGCTCATGGACCCCGAAGCGCTGGCGATCCTCGAAGGCGTGATCGGGCTGGCGACTGCGTTTCAACGCCAGTCCATCGCTGAAGGCCTCGACTCGGTGGAGACCGGCATCATGCTGATGCGTCTTGGCTGCGAACAGGCTCAAGGCTACGTGATCTCCCCGCCCATGCCGGCAGACAGGGTTCCTGCCTGGGTGGCTGGATGGCAACCCGACCCGCGCTGGGCGGCCACCCGTGTGATCAGGCCCGACCAGCTCCCGCTCCTTCACGCCGAGGTCGAACACAGGGCCTGGCTTGCCACAATCAAGGCCGCCCTGGACGGTCCGCACGCAGTGCCTCTCAGAATGTGCGTGCATCCGTGCCGCTTTGAAGCCTGGCTGGCGACCGAGCGTGGCGCTCATCTATTATTGAAATGCGGCAAGCACGAACTCCACGACATGCACCGGGCGCTCCATGATCAGGCCGAGGCGCTCGTGCTCCGGCATGAGCAGGGCGAGAGCGCCGAAGGGCTTGAGCCTGAACTCGGCGCGTTTCTGCAACTGAAACACGAATTCCTGTCCTGTCTCGAAGCACTGATCTCGTCTGATGTCGTCCCGCCCGCCAGACGATAA
- a CDS encoding VOC family protein, whose amino-acid sequence MQPRISMITLGVRDIAASVEFYEKGLGFPRLESPPSVAFFKLNGTWLGLYGREALAEDAQVPADGSGFSGFALAHNVSSEKEVDGVVARAVKAGATLTKKPQKVFWGGYSGYFKDPDGHLWEVAHNPFMWVGPTDKPA is encoded by the coding sequence ATGCAACCCAGAATCAGCATGATCACGCTCGGCGTGCGCGATATCGCGGCATCCGTCGAATTCTACGAGAAGGGCCTCGGCTTTCCCCGGCTGGAGTCCCCGCCCTCGGTTGCATTCTTCAAGCTGAACGGCACCTGGCTCGGCCTGTACGGACGCGAGGCGCTGGCCGAAGACGCGCAGGTGCCGGCCGACGGCAGCGGATTCAGCGGCTTTGCGCTGGCGCACAACGTGAGCTCCGAGAAGGAAGTCGATGGGGTAGTCGCCCGGGCCGTGAAGGCCGGAGCAACCCTGACCAAGAAGCCTCAGAAGGTGTTCTGGGGCGGGTACAGCGGCTACTTCAAGGATCCGGACGGCCATCTGTGGGAAGTCGCGCACAATCCCTTCATGTGGGTCGGCCCCACGGACAAACCGGCATGA
- a CDS encoding GNAT family N-acetyltransferase — protein MNIRRFRAGDLPHVIALFSASVHGLAGAHYDARQRAAWAPAEPDQKRWQARLEGQQTLVAEDEGVLTGFISWAPNGHIDLLFTAPQHARKGIASALCAQVEAALSATGINTAFTEASLVARPFFEHRGFVVTEAQDLDRNGVRFRRYAMQKTLTARLPPERPPLPEA, from the coding sequence ATGAACATTCGACGATTTCGCGCTGGCGACCTGCCACACGTCATCGCGCTCTTCAGCGCATCCGTGCATGGCCTCGCGGGCGCCCACTACGACGCGCGCCAGCGCGCAGCCTGGGCGCCTGCCGAACCCGATCAGAAGCGGTGGCAAGCGCGCCTGGAGGGACAGCAGACGCTGGTCGCCGAAGATGAGGGCGTGCTGACCGGCTTCATCTCCTGGGCACCAAACGGACATATCGACCTGCTGTTCACCGCCCCGCAGCATGCACGCAAGGGCATTGCCTCCGCACTGTGCGCGCAGGTGGAGGCTGCGCTGTCGGCCACCGGCATCAACACCGCCTTTACCGAGGCAAGCCTCGTCGCCCGCCCCTTTTTCGAGCATCGGGGTTTCGTCGTGACCGAGGCGCAGGACCTTGATCGCAACGGCGTGCGCTTCCGCCGTTACGCAATGCAGAAGACGCTCACCGCCCGCCTGCCACCGGAGAGGCCACCGCTGCCCGAAGCCTGA
- a CDS encoding SMR family transporter, producing MQKWLFLAVAIVSEVIATSALKSSDGFSRLWPSLLVVTGYASAFYFLSLTLKFIPVAVAYAIWSGAGVALIALISWLVFGETLDTPAIIGLLLIIAGVTVLNVFSRTVSH from the coding sequence ATGCAGAAATGGCTCTTCCTTGCTGTCGCCATTGTCAGCGAAGTCATCGCGACATCGGCGCTGAAGTCCTCGGACGGTTTTTCCCGGCTGTGGCCCTCGCTTCTCGTGGTCACCGGCTATGCCTCGGCATTCTATTTTCTGTCGCTGACGCTGAAGTTCATTCCGGTCGCGGTCGCCTACGCCATCTGGTCGGGCGCAGGCGTTGCCCTGATCGCGCTGATCTCCTGGCTGGTCTTCGGCGAGACGCTCGACACCCCCGCAATCATCGGGCTGCTTCTGATCATTGCAGGCGTGACCGTTCTCAACGTGTTCTCCAGGACGGTTTCGCACTGA
- a CDS encoding DUF302 domain-containing protein, which translates to MKFSRLLFAFTLASTVTAASAADGLIALKSPHSAKETMNRFEEQVKAKGLNVFARIDHAAGAAKIGKTLRPTEVLIFGNPQGGTPFMECAQTVGIDLPLKALVWEDASAQVWLGYNDPAYLAKRSDVADCAVVPNLQKALAGLAGAATAP; encoded by the coding sequence ATGAAGTTTTCCCGACTGCTTTTCGCTTTCACCCTCGCATCCACCGTCACTGCAGCAAGCGCTGCCGACGGCCTGATCGCGCTCAAGAGCCCGCACAGCGCCAAGGAGACCATGAACCGGTTTGAGGAACAGGTTAAGGCCAAGGGACTGAACGTCTTTGCCCGGATCGATCACGCCGCTGGCGCGGCAAAGATCGGCAAGACGCTGCGCCCCACCGAGGTTCTGATCTTCGGCAATCCTCAAGGCGGCACGCCCTTCATGGAATGCGCACAGACCGTCGGCATCGACCTGCCGCTCAAGGCCCTGGTGTGGGAGGACGCTTCGGCCCAGGTCTGGCTCGGCTACAACGATCCGGCCTACCTTGCGAAGCGCAGCGATGTGGCCGACTGCGCAGTCGTCCCGAACCTGCAGAAAGCACTCGCCGGCCTTGCGGGCGCTGCGACCGCCCCCTGA
- a CDS encoding DUF2007 domain-containing protein: MKIIYRAGDIVEAHIVAGMLRANGIEAHVGGHYLQGGVGDLSPMGFATVMVDEQDVDAALTLVREYDEAEPADDA; the protein is encoded by the coding sequence ATGAAAATCATCTATCGCGCCGGCGACATCGTCGAGGCACACATCGTCGCCGGCATGCTTCGCGCCAATGGCATCGAGGCCCACGTGGGCGGACACTACCTGCAGGGCGGCGTCGGCGACCTGTCGCCCATGGGTTTCGCCACGGTCATGGTTGACGAGCAGGATGTCGACGCGGCACTGACGCTGGTACGCGAATACGACGAGGCCGAACCTGCTGACGACGCCTAG
- a CDS encoding DUF1223 domain-containing protein, translated as MRPCSQGLIGTAAVLALIGQPAAADHSGQDHATSGRAPHSCSAQSSATVAPLVELYTSEGCSSCPPADRWLSRLRDDPAVVALAFHVDYWDKLGWKDRFASPAYSLRQARQQAVNGARFSYTPQVVLNGQDYPRWHATPHPTSAIARTTASLALSLPHNGDEVTATIVPAAGAPARLAAYWAVTEDGHFTAVRAGENRGEGLRHDAVVREYVQVPEWDAQNGAARTLRFTPTRAESADHPRHINLVVIDAVTGKPLQALRLDC; from the coding sequence ATGCGACCTTGCTCACAGGGGCTCATCGGCACGGCCGCGGTGCTCGCGCTGATTGGCCAGCCAGCCGCCGCGGACCACTCAGGGCAGGACCACGCCACCTCGGGCCGCGCTCCGCATAGCTGCAGCGCTCAGAGCTCGGCAACGGTGGCGCCACTGGTCGAGCTCTACACCTCGGAGGGCTGCAGTTCGTGCCCGCCCGCCGATCGCTGGCTGTCGCGCCTCAGGGACGATCCGGCGGTCGTCGCGCTCGCCTTTCATGTGGACTACTGGGACAAGCTGGGCTGGAAGGACCGCTTCGCCAGCCCGGCCTACTCGCTGCGCCAGGCACGGCAGCAAGCAGTAAACGGCGCACGCTTCAGCTATACGCCCCAGGTGGTGCTGAACGGACAGGATTACCCGCGCTGGCACGCCACGCCGCACCCGACTTCGGCAATAGCACGCACGACGGCCAGCCTTGCGCTGAGCCTGCCGCACAACGGTGACGAGGTCACGGCCACCATCGTTCCGGCCGCTGGCGCACCCGCACGACTCGCCGCCTACTGGGCGGTCACCGAGGACGGGCATTTCACCGCCGTCCGGGCCGGAGAGAACCGTGGTGAAGGCCTCCGACACGATGCGGTAGTACGTGAGTATGTGCAGGTTCCCGAATGGGACGCGCAAAATGGTGCTGCCCGGACGCTCAGGTTCACGCCGACGCGGGCCGAAAGCGCAGATCATCCCCGCCACATCAACCTGGTCGTCATCGACGCCGTCACCGGCAAGCCGCTGCAGGCACTCAGACTGGATTGCTGA